The Macadamia integrifolia cultivar HAES 741 unplaced genomic scaffold, SCU_Mint_v3 scaffold3166, whole genome shotgun sequence genomic sequence CATACACAAAGATAAGAGATTTAATTTGTGGGTTTGACAATATTATCTCCACTTTCTTGAAGACTGTATTACTCCTGCCACTTCCTTAAAGACTTCACCCACTTAAAAGATGGAAAAAGATCATCTCAAATTATTAGGAGGCTTAGTGAGGCATCTGACAGTTGGGAGGACCTAGGATGAGCACCTATGTGTTGGGATGCATATTCAGATCCTTCCAACTGCCTTGTTAGGACCCAACCGGTTGGACAAGGGTCTAGATCTATTGAAAACTCCTCACCCTCATGCACCCCAGTTGTTAGAACCTCACCATCTCATCACAGAAAATTTTTATGCCAAATGTCGACCATTGCCTTTACGTGCAAATCAGGATTCTGATTTGTTTCCTCTCATCTCTAGAGGAGATAGATATAGATTCCGGTTCCTCTCCACAACTCCAACCCCTCATCTGCGAATTCTTTTGACATtacaaaagaatatattattTGGCTATTCACGGTTGAGATCGAATCCCCTGCCCCCATATATTTAAACGAATCACATGGGTTTAGATAAATAGAGCATCTCTTAGGTCCAGGGCACTAGAACCTATGTATCCCTGGTCCTTGACTGTTTGGTAGGCGAGAAAAGTCGAATTCTCATCCCTTTTTTCCAGGGATGCAACCATGTCAAGTGTCCGGTGTgacgcagagagagagagagagtcttcaTCCAATTCTGGATTGGGTCCCAAACGAAGCTGCCATGAACTTTCCTTCCAACCCGGAATTCTCACGCAAACTCTCCCCTTCTAACACGCAACTTCTTTGCAGGTCTACTATACTTTTCTTTCACAAAACCTGGAATTGTCTCATCAACTTTTAGAAATGCATCATCAGTGTCTCGGTCTCTCCATCCTTTCTTTTTCACTCCATATAAATATTTACTTCTGTTTCATTTTCTTAAGAGCAAAAAACCAAAAGAGTGATCACATAGCACAGTCCTTAAACCTTTTCCTGCTCTCATGTCCACTGCTATTGTTTCCAAACCATCATCACCATCTAAATGGTTCTCCAACAAGAGTTTCAAGCTAAGCCTCCCTCGTCTTCGTCTTTCCAAATCCAACGTCTCAAGCCCTCGTGCATCGTCGCCATCGTCGCCATCGTCTCAGACCCATGAGCTTACTAAGGTTCCAGTTACACCCAAAGGTTGTCCATCAAGAAAGGATCAACTCCAAGAAGTGTTTCGTTACTTCGATAGTGATGGTGATGGGAAAATCTCCGGTTACGAACTCAGATCCTACTTTGCATCCATTGGAGAGTACATGTCACAAGAACAAGCCCAAGGTGTGATCAATGATCTTGACACGGATGGTGATAATTTAATGGACTTTGATGATTTTGTAAAGTTGATGGAACGTGATCATGATCAAGGTGGGGTTGATGAAGATCTTAGAAGTGCATTTGAGATGTTTGAAGTGGAGAAGGGGTGCGGGTGCATTACACCTAAAGGGTTGCAGAGGATGTTTAGTCGCCTTGGAGATGAAAGATCTTTCCAAGAGTGTGAGGCTATGATTCAGAAATTCGATTTGGACGGTAATGGTGTGCTTGATTTCGATGAATTCAACCAAATGATGGCTTGATCGATCATCATATCAGTaccttttgtgtatatatatttctgtttttttttttttttttttgtttttgtttttgtgtttcaaTTTATGAATATAGAGAGGaccacaaacaaaaaagaaatcaatggcCTTTTCCTTTGAAAGCGGGGGGTTAGGCACTTAGTATTCTAAAAACAGGTGGGGTGTTAAATGTAATGAACAAGTTTGGTTTGTAATGAGTTGGAAGTCATAATATAAAATAAGTTGGTTGGGACTTTTTGGTATAAAGGTCGTGGCAACATGGAACAAGGGAATGACCTACTGACCAAAGAAACATATTTATGTGCGATAGCCATGGTATCCCTTCTAACTATTTCATTAACTCTTCGTGGTGAAGCAACTAATCAAGGTTGTAAGATATACCTttagagaataaagaaaaagggaaagtaAAAAACAGAGAAGTACTTAGACACGCTATTCAATATTTGccccttttgtttttaaatatacCTCTTTTTATCCATGTAATGGCAAGAAGTGAGACAAGTGTTGCATACTCACCTGTAAAATCAGGTGATTATACGACGAGCGGATTCATTCTTATTTTGTTACTTGTGATTGTGAAACGAAAAAGGATGAACATGAATGTGTTACTTAGGTTGCGTTTGGGAACACTTTTGCCAAGGGTGTTTCTGTGCTTAGGGCACTTTCGCAAGTTTCACTTTTACGAGAAATGAGCACATTCAATgaatggaagaaggaaggaagagagagagagagagagagagaggggccgGGAGCCATGGCGTGATGTACTTGGGTTTCATCACTTAAAGTGGAGCAAGGGCGAGAACCACGGGATGTAGATTTTCTCCAAACTCTCAATTTCTACTTTGAAGTTTCTTCCAAGCtctctatttctattttgaaaggTTAGTTTCATTTCATGAGACTGCTAAGGCATgtttttcatgcttttatttgttCTCACAAAGTAAAAAAGAATCGCCAAAAACACTCCATCAAAATGTTACAAGTGCTGCctttataatttttataataGGGGGGGGNNNNNNNNNNNNNNNNNNNNGGGGGGGGGAATCTAACATAGGTGATTTACCACTAAAAAAGAATCATGACACCATATaaaataaatctctctctctcactcaggAAACTGCTACTACTACCTCCACCATTGCCAGCACTAACATTACGATGATGGTGGTTAGGTTGCCTTGTTCACCTTGTACTCATGCTAAATTTTGGTGCAATTATTCAGGCTTTTGACCATATGATGTATCACTAATGCCTCAAATTTGATAGAAAATTAGTTTTTTTAGAGTAATTAAGCTCTCAAATACAAAAGGGTAAATCGAATATATAATGGGCAAGATTCTAAAATTAACTCGGATTAGTCGAAATCAATCCTATCAAatatattcatttttattttttaatcaaattaattttttattatgattttacacATAGGCCTTATGCATGTATCAGGATaagattgatcaaaatcgataATGACGGATCCaatccgagttttagaaccatggctCCATCACTTCCGCATCATTTAGGATTATCTATTGGAATCAACCAATTGCAATACAAATCAACCTACAAACCTAATCTGATACTGATTCTTCAAATTAACAGTATATATTCTTGAGACCGTAACGCCAACTTTCTTGAATACAATAATTTCTGGGGAAAAAGTTTGTGCTTATTTTGTAAAGAACGTTGAAGCTAGAGCATATCCCTATAAACTATAATATGGTAGTGGGTGGTATCATAATATTCCACAACCACGCGATGAACACGTACCTCAAATTGCTTTGATTCGTCATGGCATTTGACTCTGCCGCATCAATACTCAAAACCAGATAAGCTTATTAAAGAACCAAACATACAAACGTTTCTTGTTTcatgtgattttttatttatttttgggtgggaAGAAAGTGTCGGATCTGAGTCGCCAACTCTATTGCACAATAGAGGAGTCAAATCCGCACATGGAAAAGGTTATTAGGAAGGGAGCATCCAACCTCGATCCGATCTGTTAGCCAAGGAGGTTTGCAGAATCCGAATCCAGCCCTAGATCGAGAGTTTAGGTTGGTGACTATATGGGCTCTTTTATAAGATGCGGGTTAAGGGTGGAATTCCTTACCCAAAAAAGGGTTAAGGGTGCAATGATGGATTAGTGAAagctaagggtctgtttggaaATGTTTGCCATAAGTGTTTTTGGtgcttttatttattgtttccctaaaattaatgaaaaatatatttatgttTGGTAAATTCTTTCGGTTTTGTGTTCTTTTAAAATGAATCGTACAGAATAAACACTTATATTGCCgataaaaatacaaataaaaagagtaatcttttttttttctttttttctttttgaaaacaGAAGTGTAGGCTCACAAGTCGTGCTTAAGCCTTGACATTCAACAGTCCTTTCTTCTGTTCCtctaaaaaaatgaaagcaTTGTCATGTTGGggtaaataatattttttttttctttttatcagtTTTCTAAGATGCTAtagctgagttggcaagggacctttgccttAAGAAGTGTGTGACTCAATCCATcactagggaaaaaaaaatcaatatgtaaaaatagaaatacaaaataacaataatctgattaaaaacaaattttgaaacagaaacattGTCAAACAAACATAGTAGTATAACCGAACCTGCTCCTAATCAGCACAAAAAGTGAGGATGAGACAATGGGACGATGATGAAGAAGTGTTAGTCttaaaagaatttaaaaaaaataaataaaattagaatagctctgtttttgttcttcattgattttgatttgattttaattgtATACCAAGAAAGCCTCCAAACATTTGCCTTTAAcaaacacaaaatgatggaaACTTTAATCCTACATCAgataggaaagagaaggaaagtggCCTAATTAATGTCAGAGTGAAAACATTTACTTCACGATATCTGCATTGTCATCGATCATTGGCAAcgaccaaggttttaaaactcttGATTGATCTCTATCGATACATCCGGATTAGGAAAGGGCATATAGATTTAGCGTTCCtgaccatggttctaaaaattggACCAAATTTCATTCTTGatctttcaaatttcaatacACTAGTACGGTTTAAGGGTAAGAACGTAAtacaaattaaattttttttttttagtaaaagtaTGGATAAATCTGTCCAATATAATATGATCCAAACCAATTTGGACAAACATTAGACTATGGTAAAACTAtaacaaaaattgattttattaaaaataaggaTGAATCTATCCAATATTATCTGATTCAGATCAATTAAAATCAGCATTAGAATAGTATTAGCCttgaccaaacccaagttttagaaccttgaacttgactAATGcgatctgatttttaaaactatgggcataattttttctttctttaatccaAATATTATCTAGCATTTGAAAAAACCCGTAGAATTATAGTAAAGATgaaattgataataaaaaaaataaaagaaaatataacttGCTTTACCCTAATCCACGAGAAATAATTCATTCTATCACTTAGAAAACCCATATAAAAATACCATGGGCATGATTGAGGATCCGACTCCTCTATTTCGCAATATTAAGCTTTACCATTTCCTTGAGATTCTTGCTTACATCGTATGTGATTTCTTGCTGTACAAATAAAGTCTTCTTCCCATTGTTTACGCTGTACATTATTTtccacaaagaaaaaaaggtgagAAAATAGGAAGTCACGTAAGAATCTGTGTATATATTACATTAATTGGAAAAGGAAGCATGGACTTTTCCTATTGATGCTTCAAGTTTCCATAGGAGGGGATATGCTGATTGTGACATCTTAATCCCCTATGGTAATTGATTTTCCATCGGACTCGCTTTTGCATCGTTTTTCTTgtcatttcaatttcatttttcttacatTCCAAACATAAGTTTAGCCTTAACCAACCAACTTTTGGCCGGTACTAATCAATTGAGATGCGACAAAATAGACCATCAATTGGTGACCCACTTATGTCAGAAAAGGTGACAGCTGGCCTAAAGGAACAACGAGAAGGGTGGGTGACCGTTGCTATTTACTAATCAATGTGTATCGCGTGGTCTCGCAAGTCTGATTGAAAAGAGCCAAAGAGATTTGGGGTTCCATCAATTTCACGAGCTGTATTTATTGACCTCCTTGAGAGCTTGAGTagaagtggtggtggtggtggtgaggaGGTGAAAGAAGCCCACAAGGAGGATTAGGCATGTGTGTTCCAGTTTAATTAAGTGGAGTCAGATAAAGCAAATGGTTAATGACTAAGCCGGTGTCCATACGATATTGATCTGGGATAAGTGGAATCTGTTTGGAATAATCACTCttactcttattttttattttataattttatcctTAATATTGATACTgttgattaggggtgtcaattctgagctcGTACTGATAGGTTTGATTGAGCTCGACAAATTCACGCCTTGACCTGGACTGGCcaattaataaacattttatTAAACGGGTGTTCACGGTACAGGTAGCTAATCCGCTGGATGACCGATCGAACCGACACATTTATACACTCGACTTGAATTGACTTGTTGTAGcctgacccctttaatactacttaaaattcttattttgccactactagtaagaaattaattaattaaaccttcttaccttttgctttttaataagatttgatttaattaacttttgttttgtaagttagtcataatctctctctctctctctttttctattaaagcccgtttaaggaagcccaattaaagcccgacaccgacCAGTCCAATTATAAATCATACCAtacccccaaagctaggcctaTTTACTTAAACAGACATTTACGGTGTAAAACTTTCAAGTGGCCAAGCCTGACTAGGCCCTACGGTTGATACCCTTAATTTTCATTGCCTACTCTTTTCTTGTAGCTTTTATTGGACTGAAATAACGTTAAGATGATCCAATCTGGTTGTATTTGTCTTAGCCAATCCCTCCCCCACCCCTAGAGATTGTTGGGACTGATATTGATAGCGAATCGATATGTATTGGCCGATATGGTACAAAAGTGTTTCTTTCCCGATTTTGAGGGATATGATCGATCCATATCAATTGTAGTATCTGGGATAACCGATACTGGTCAACCTAAAATGAACTAAAACCATGATCTAAATGCAATCACTCAAGTTTCAATGGTGTTCTTgacagtggtggtggtggtgggatcTTCTAGAGCTCATGGACTGTCTTGTGCGTTGCTACGATGGAGAAAACAATCAAGTGGATAGCAATCTGATCAATGAGGGCATGTCCTCTGCAGGGGGATTTCTGTTTACTAGTCTTTTGACTGATCCTCCAAGGGCAGCTAGAGATTGGGGCTCATGGCAACCCAACCCGGATCTTATTGATCTTAATTGGGTCGGGTTGGCCTTGATTTTTGTCAAGGTTGGGCTAACCTTgactaataattttttttttcttcatttgtattttatgcattaaaaaaataataagaagcaccaatagatcaaatgattaATACACGATTAAAACTATGAAGTGCAACACAATAATGTATGTTTATGATACttgaaaattaagaattaatgatcgaaatttcattattctaaataaaatgataggatGATAGCCTTGAATTATACTATATAGTTTATAGTTAAAATTAGGTCCAGATTCGGCGGGACATGATGGGTCTAGGCCTCAACCCAAGACGGGCCCTAACTTGCCCTTAGGGTAAAAAATCTTAGACCAAACCCTGTTCAGACTCAGGACAGGCCAAGACAAGTTTGGGCTGTTAGAGCCAAACTTACACCGTGGAAGGTCGTATGATTAATTTTGATTGTAAATTTCTTTATATAAGGATTTCTTACCATTTCTTAGATATCCGATTATCCAAATCACCACAACACCTAGAACTCGAATAATCACAAGAGTTTGTCGGGTGTAAATTTCCCGAAGAACCTTTTATTCTCCTCATTAACTGTTTACATAATTTGGGCTAGGTGTTTGGGCTAGCACAGAGTGGGTTAAGTTTTACATTATCCTGACCTTGGGCTGGGCTAGACTTAGGTTTCTGGGTTTGGGATTCTGGACTGGGCCTAGGTCTCCAAAAACTTGGCCTACCTGCTCCTTGCACTCCTTAAGAAAACAATCCGGCActtgaaaacaaaattttaagagagaaattATAGTACTGCAGACATTAGATCTACACCTACAAAATTATATAGCTATTGTCTCTATGTCTAAGAGCTTCTGtccatggttctaaaaatcaGGTCGAATGGGTTGATTTGTATCGGAATTGGTAGGTATCGATATCGATTCTTGGTCAATCCTAGGTTGGGAGTTGGTATTGGATCAacaaaaatattgattttttttttaaataaaaattgaggtaaaattttattcaaaatttaattttcagAGCGGGTTTTCTCCACCAATAATGTATCTAtatatacaaatttttttttttcatttatatgaTATCATTTATTGAAATATAAATTGGGTGATCATATTGTTCACATCATCGTCTaatcataaattatttttcaaattgattcaaGTCATGATTGTatcaatataaaattttaaaaattatttaagaaaCCAAATTTACTTCTGGGGTTATCTGAAGAACAAAGATCCTTATACAATAAGACATAAAATCATACATATATGGTTACTCATTCGACTAAGAGTGCATGTCCATGTAAGTAGAAACGTTGTGCATGCCTATGTAGaaaattttatctatttttatttttattctatcaaattctaatattttatgaagaaaaaagaTGTTTACATGCCATCGTGGGGATTCCTTCCTAAACCTTCTCACATTCTAATCCATAATTCCATGGTGATACTATCTTTCCACTTCAAATGGCCTCCTTTCCCACACGTCTATTGGTGTGATGCCCTGCATTGAGGTCAAATGGAACTCCCTTAATAAataattctcttttcttttcccttaaaaCATTAGTCTTTATATTTCATCTGTTATTCTTAGGGTTTTGATGCCAAAGAGTTATGGGTCTTTTTGTAAGAATGTCAATCAATCAATTTGGATTGAGTTGAGTGTGATAATGTTCAAAATCGAAACATGAACTAATGAGAAAACATCTctttcgatttggtttcagcACCTTAGGTGATAGAGAGAAGGAATCTTATGCTTGTTCttctatgaaaaaaatgtgaatatatatatatatatatcattataATAATGTATACATCATATGAGGCTACTATAGATCATTGAAGGGTTTTCGATGATTTAAATAACAGATGAAAAAATAGACGGCAATCTCAAATATATTGTCTCATGATCTCATCTTATTAATATATAAtcagtataaaaaaaaaattctttcttcttttacaataatttacattaaaaaatcaatattatatatataaaatcaaTTCGTCATCCTAAGTTAATCCATTTGCTTATGGTTGCCAGACTTTGACAGCAGAGAACATCTTTGAATattaataaaatcattttcattctcgattacataaaagaaaataatagtaagagaaaaaaaaaagctacaaaTAGTCgttttttcttttacaataatttacattcaaatcaaaatatattttcttatggTTGTGGACTCCGACCGCTGAGAACATCTTTGAATATTAACAAAATCATTTTCATTGTcaacttcattaaaaaaaaaaaaaaaaaaaaataataataataataagagaaataaaGCTATCAAATAATAGTCAGTACATCATTGGgtagcatttttttcttcaaaaaaataaattttagaagAATTGGGATAGATCATTCGAAATCCATTCCAAACCCAACATTGCCCACGACTTGTTTATTGTGTTCTTACTATTTTACCTTCACCCTCAAGAAAACATACATATAGGGCAACTTTaagattctctctttttctgtaGTTAAATCTTAATTGTCTATCCATGATCTAGGCCAGGTATGTTTCTGAATTTTTGGTCATGGTTCATTACAAGATATCTTGGAGTGGTTGATCATCTTATATATACTTTATAATGATGGATAGGGCTGTAGGGGTGTCTTAGCCTAGATCGTCAAAACTGATTAAAATCAATATGAGTTTATTGGATTATGTTTGGAGTTGAAGCTTTGTGAAACTATAACCAAATTGAATCATATTGAAACCGAAGAGATGTTaaactgaacttaaaaaaaTCGATATAATCCGAAAAGAAACTGATATTAACCTGAAATTAGTAACACTTTTGAATTCATTTACATTGTAAACCGAAACCGATACCATCAGGGTCATGAGGCCCATCCCATCAGGGACCCAAGCTGCCTCCCAGGTCAactaaaatttcattttgaCTGTAATCACCTTCGGAGAAAGAAGAGATTAGTTGGAAGATTGACTGCAGAGTCGGGTAGAAATGAAAGTTGAAAGATTCCATCCATGTCCTTTATAATAATCGAAATATATATTAGGATTTGGCCATTGAAGGAAGATGGACAGTTCAATACGTCtgaaaattttttgatttgatCTCTGCATTTCACATTTCCTTGGTTACCTCCAAATGGGTTTTCTTCAATCTCTCATCCTTCTCTGTAttctttccttgatttcttcctcttctgttaTTCTTGCTCAGCAACCTTACGTGGGTCAGGCAAATCTGGATTGCGGAAACACAGATAATTCAACTTCTGTTTTTGGTTACTCCTGCAATGGCGTCAACACAACTTGCCAGTCTTACCTCATCTTCAGATCTCAGCCCCCATATTACACAGTTCCTTCAATCGCTGCCCTCTTTGGCTCCGACGCATCTCAGCTCGCTCAGATCAATTCAGTCTCCAAGACTGCAACTTTCGAAACAAACAAGGAGGTGATCGTTCCCGTCAATTGTTCCTGTTCTGGTCAGTATTATCAGGCAAACACTTCTTATATTGTTGAATCCTCTGATACTTATTTCTTGATCGCTAACAACACTTTCCAAGGTCTTTCCACCTGTCAAGCTATCCAGAATCAATCCAATACCTTGGCTAAGTTCATCTATGCTGGCCAAAGGATTACTATACCCCTTCGGTGTGCTTGTCCCACCAAGAATCAAAGTGATGCTAGCATCAAATATCTACTCAGTTACACAACCACTTGGGGTGATACTGTTTCTTCTATTAGTGTCCAGTTTGGAGCTGATATTATGGAGACCCTTGGGGCTAATGAGCTTTCTGAGACAGCACCCAACATTAACCCATTCACAACCCTCCTTGTTCCT encodes the following:
- the LOC122067842 gene encoding probable calcium-binding protein CML41 encodes the protein MSTAIVSKPSSPSKWFSNKSFKLSLPRLRLSKSNVSSPRASSPSSPSSQTHELTKVPVTPKGCPSRKDQLQEVFRYFDSDGDGKISGYELRSYFASIGEYMSQEQAQGVINDLDTDGDNLMDFDDFVKLMERDHDQGGVDEDLRSAFEMFEVEKGCGCITPKGLQRMFSRLGDERSFQECEAMIQKFDLDGNGVLDFDEFNQMMA